The Mesorhizobium opportunistum WSM2075 DNA window GCGCTCGATGCGAGACGCTCGTCGGCGCCGGCAAGCGCCTGCTCGATTTCGCGGGCATGCACGGCCAGTTCCTGGCCGGTCTGCCGCGCACGATCGGCGACCCTCTGCTCGGTGTTGGCGAAGGCGCCGACGATGGTCTGCGCGTGCTCGCCGATCGTCGACGTGCTGTCGGCGATGCGCGAAACCAGGCGTTGGTCTGCCTCTTCGAAGATGCGGCCGATCTCGGAAGCGCGGTTGGACAGCGCGTCCGAACCTTCCGCGATGCGCGACACCAATTGCTGGTCGGCGGCATCGAAGATGCGGCCGAGGTCCGATGCGCGGGCAGCGAGCGCCTCGGCCGATTCGCCGATGCGCACGCCGAGCCGCTGGTCGGCGCTTTCGAAGTTGCGCAGGATGTCGCCGGCGCGGGCGGCCAGCGACTGTGCCGTCTCGACGGCGCGGGCGACAAGCTTCTGGTCGGCCGCGTCGAAAGTGCCGGCGATCTCGTTGGCGCGGGCGGAGAGCTGATCGGCGGTCTCCTGAGCGCGAGCGGCAAGCTTCTGGTCGGCCATGTCGAAGGTTCCGGCGATCTCGCTGGCACGGGCAGCCAGTTGGTCGGCGGTTTCGTGGGCGCGGGCCAGCAGCGTGCTGGAAGTATCGTCCGCCCGGGCAAGCAAGGCGTTCGAAGTGTCTTCGGCACGGGCATGGAGACGACGATCCGCATCCTCGAAGGTACGGGCGATGTCTTCGGCCCGCGCCAGCAATGCGGCGGACGTCTGCTCGGCGCGCTCGGCGATCTTGCGATCGGCGTCGCTGAACGCCGCACCCGCCTGCTCATGCAGCGCGCTGGTGACTTCAAGGACCTTTTCGCGCAAAGCGCCGGCGACGAAGACGGCGCTCTTTTCGAGCACGTTGCGGACGTTGTCGACGCCGGTCGAGAGCGCGCGTTCCATGGTGCCTGCGCGTTCCTCGATGATCCCGGTCTGGCGACTGAACGCCTCTTCGATCTTTTCCACGTCGGCCGCGATCGCGGTGGAAATGTCGGTGCTCCTGGCCGCGATCTGATCGATGTGGCCAGACAGCGAGCGGTCAACGTCCTTGCGGGTCTCAGCGAGCTTGCCGAGATCCTCTTCCAGCGCGCGGCTCAGCATGTCGCGGCCTTCGGCCAGCTTGCCGACATGGCCGGCGATGATGCCGTCGATGTCGCCTCGGCTTTCGGTCAGCTTCTGCAGGTCGGCTTCGAGCGCGCGCTTGAGAATGTCGCGGCCCTCGGCCAGCTTCTCCACCTGGCCGGCAACCAGGCCGTCGATGCTGGAGCGGCTTTCGGCGAGCTTGGCAAGATCGGCTTCGAGCGCGCGCTTGAGAACGTCGCGGCCTTCGGCCAGCTTCTCCACCTGGCCGGCGACCAGACCGTCGATGCTGGAGCGGCTTTCGGCCAGCTTGGCAAGGTCGTCCTCGAGTGCCCTGGACAGGGTCGAACGCTCCTGGACAAGCCTGTCCGCGTGGCTGTTGACAAGGGTGTTGACGCCTTCGAGGTCGTCCTCCAGCGCCTTCGACAGCGTCGAACGATCCTGGACGAGCCGTTCGGAATGGCTGTTGACAAGGCTGTTGACGCTTTCGAGATCGGCTTCGAGTGCCCTGGCGAATTGCGCACGGTCATCGACCAGCTTCTGCGACTGGTCGGCGACGGTGTTCTTGATGGTGTTGAGGTCGGCTTCCAGGGCGCGCCGCAGGATGTCGCGGCCTTCCGACAGCTTCTCGACCTGACCGGCGACCAGACCGTCGATGCTGGAGCGGCTTTCGGCCAGCTTGGCAAGGTCGTCCTCGAGAGCCTTCGACAGGGTCGAACGATCCTGAACGAGCCTGTTCATGTGGTCGGCGATGACGCTGTTCACATTCTGCAGGTCGGCTTCCAGGACCCGCGAAAGCTGTCCACGGTCCTCGGCCAGTTTCTCCGACTGGCTGGATATGACGCCTTTGATGGTGTTGAGGTCCGACTCCAGCGCCCGCTTGAGGATGTCGCGGCCTTCGGCCAGCTTCTCGACCTGGCCGGCGACCAAGCCGTCGATGCTCGAGCGGCTCTCGGCCAGCTTGGCAAGGTCGGCTTCGAGCGTCTGCGACAGCAGGCTGCGGTCGTTGGAGAGCCGTCCCGAATGATCTTCGATCAGGTTCCTTATGCCCGAAAGGTCGTCCTCGAGCGAACGGCCGAGCAGGCTGCGGTCTTCGGCCAGCTTTGCCGAGTGCGACTCGATGAGGCTCTTGATGCCGGCGATGTCGCTTTCCAACGCCCTGGCGAGAACGGCGCGGCCCTCGGCGATCTTCTCCACCTGGCCGGCGACGAGGCCATCGATGTCGGCGCGGCTGTCGGACAGTTTGCCGAGATCGGCCTCAAGGGCACGCGACAGGATGTTGCGGCCTTCAGCCAGTTTCCCGACATGTCCGGCAACCATTTCATCAATGATCGTACGAGCTTGCACGAGCTTCCCGGAGTCTTCGTTGAGAGCCAGGGAGAGCCGGTTGCGGCCTTCCTCCAGCCTTTCGAGATGGCTGCCGAGCGATGCATCGATGGCAGCGCGCGATTCGTTGACCTTGCGCAGATCCTCTTCGAGGGCACGCGCGATCAGGCTGCGGCCTTCGGCCAGCTTCTGCACCTGGTTGGTCACCGCGGCATCGATGCCGGCACGGCTCTCGTCGAATTTCGCCAGGTCCGCCTCCATGGCGGCCGCCATACGCTCACGGCTTTCGGACAGCTTGCGGCTGTGGTTCTCGACGGCTTCCTCGATGCCGACGCGGGCATCGGAAAGGCGCTGGATGTCGGAATCGAACGAACGCGAGACGACATGACGCGCCGCTTCCATGCGTCCGGCAAAGTCGCTGGCGCGAGCCTCCAGCATGGTCGATGTCGAGTTGACGATGTCGGCCATGTCGGCGCCGATCTGGGTCTTGCCCTGATCGATCATCGCGGACAACGTATCCTTGCTTTCGGCGAAGGTGTGGGCGATTTCGCGGGCGCGTTCGACCAGTGTCTCATTGATCTGGCGGGCGCGGGCCTCGAGCGCCGCGTTGAGCTTCTGCGTGCCGGTGTCGAGCGCCTCGGCGCGGGTCTGGAATTCACTGATCAGCGCCTGGCCGCGTTCGGCCAGCGTGCGCTCGATGCCGTTGAGGCTGGCTTCGAATTCCGAATTGAGGGTGCGGGCGGCGCCGCCAAGCAGCGACACCATGCCGGTGGTGCGATCGTCGAGCAGGTCGGTCAGCGACCGGGTCAGGCCGTCCGTCGTGTCCGTCAATTTTGCGATGCGGGTGTCGAGCAGGGAGGCGAAGGCCTCGCCGGAGGTCGACAGCCTGTCGGTGATGGTGTCGAGGCGGCCTTCGACCGAATCGAAGATCGACA harbors:
- a CDS encoding kinesin, with amino-acid sequence MAKKPTTTTRTLDNDVARELEKALDIDLSSDTDGDLDIAASMEDLEAQISQAADELAREGRNQKSEPTVSQAQPAKPAPKAKPAELRPVETRNGNGTQATGFGTQATGFAPANDDRQKDYKTLLHSLNRRASNTVYWVIAFVSLAWIAGAGGLANLLFGPSIWRIRTLDQFFARPELIGLAVAAIVPVILFWAFAAMIRRAQDMRIAAQSMTEVAFRLTEPENLAQDRVMMIGQAVRREVAAMGEGIERTLARAVELETLVHSEVNQIERSYSENETRIRSLVDGLGSEREAVVTHAERVRASISGAHETLKEEIGAASDIIRDSILNASTKLSMTITNSGDTLIDRINESSMSIFDSVEGRLDTITDRLSTSGEAFASLLDTRIAKLTDTTDGLTRSLTDLLDDRTTGMVSLLGGAARTLNSEFEASLNGIERTLAERGQALISEFQTRAEALDTGTQKLNAALEARARQINETLVERAREIAHTFAESKDTLSAMIDQGKTQIGADMADIVNSTSTMLEARASDFAGRMEAARHVVSRSFDSDIQRLSDARVGIEEAVENHSRKLSESRERMAAAMEADLAKFDESRAGIDAAVTNQVQKLAEGRSLIARALEEDLRKVNESRAAIDASLGSHLERLEEGRNRLSLALNEDSGKLVQARTIIDEMVAGHVGKLAEGRNILSRALEADLGKLSDSRADIDGLVAGQVEKIAEGRAVLARALESDIAGIKSLIESHSAKLAEDRSLLGRSLEDDLSGIRNLIEDHSGRLSNDRSLLSQTLEADLAKLAESRSSIDGLVAGQVEKLAEGRDILKRALESDLNTIKGVISSQSEKLAEDRGQLSRVLEADLQNVNSVIADHMNRLVQDRSTLSKALEDDLAKLAESRSSIDGLVAGQVEKLSEGRDILRRALEADLNTIKNTVADQSQKLVDDRAQFARALEADLESVNSLVNSHSERLVQDRSTLSKALEDDLEGVNTLVNSHADRLVQERSTLSRALEDDLAKLAESRSSIDGLVAGQVEKLAEGRDVLKRALEADLAKLAESRSSIDGLVAGQVEKLAEGRDILKRALEADLQKLTESRGDIDGIIAGHVGKLAEGRDMLSRALEEDLGKLAETRKDVDRSLSGHIDQIAARSTDISTAIAADVEKIEEAFSRQTGIIEERAGTMERALSTGVDNVRNVLEKSAVFVAGALREKVLEVTSALHEQAGAAFSDADRKIAERAEQTSAALLARAEDIARTFEDADRRLHARAEDTSNALLARADDTSSTLLARAHETADQLAARASEIAGTFDMADQKLAARAQETADQLSARANEIAGTFDAADQKLVARAVETAQSLAARAGDILRNFESADQRLGVRIGESAEALAARASDLGRIFDAADQQLVSRIAEGSDALSNRASEIGRIFEEADQRLVSRIADSTSTIGEHAQTIVGAFANTEQRVADRARQTGQELAVHAREIEQALAGADERLASSAAAAAARVEEQVANVENRLAYTAETMGQRLNEQVSSAEAQLVSRANVIAETFTAVGQHIGQSTNDAAKTIGANTRELNTMLAARSAEMSKILDETARPLVERFAQGGSELQKSMEEVTERATEKLRSENAALVNALASRTAETLSAVEGARSSLSDSVADLIGRMTKSSSQLGQLIEQAAVNLGEVDERLTGSTQSFAATTEKAAQTFASSARLVDSNTTRLTDLSSSTLREVASIATKFDEHSRLLASASDLLSSAQSNLEHTLERQSSLEDLAVGLVKKSEDLERVMRSFENLVGQTLQNAEGKTMESADKIRNAITDVVDSATKRFADATEEMRRTAGSIKSELDLTRAELKKGVIEMPEEAKESTSAIRRAVSEQINALKELSDIVAKSGRGGGDGSEQRPLRPAPQAPAARPAEPPRRAPAPQPELRTPQAPLGGTALRGTLDLDRPAEAAPRPRADANTRTPQGGWVRDLLTAASNEGDLRPTAPSAPAEAPRAAPAQRSPLHVVESLNSLSVDIARAIDHDASIELWNRYRRGERDVFTRRLYTLKGQQTFDEIRRKYQAEAEFRAAVDRYCDDFEKLLKDVSRNDRDNIMAQTYLTSDTGKVYTMLAHASGRLH